One genomic window of Borreliella garinii includes the following:
- the hflK gene encoding FtsH protease activity modulator HflK — translation MFDIKQIFNKTYEYLVIIITLVLILIIIIANIFIVGPSEEAIVLRLGKLNRTLDSGIHVKIPLIEEKFIVPVKIVQEIKFGFLMSPNDFRENDNSGDESMIITGDLNIINIEWLVQYKIRDPYSFKFKVEDPETTIKDIAKSSMNRLIGDNTIFEIINDNRVGVTEGVKSSMNEIIDNYNLGIDVVQVQIRNALPPKGKVYEAFEDVNIAIQDKNKYINEGKKEFNQIVPKIKGEALKVIEEAKGYKESRINNALADTEIFNAILDAYLKNPDITKERLYNETMKEILENKDNIELIDKNLKNFLPFKEVK, via the coding sequence ATGTTTGACATAAAACAAATTTTTAATAAAACTTATGAATATTTAGTAATTATTATTACTTTAGTACTAATATTAATAATAATTATTGCAAACATATTCATAGTAGGGCCATCAGAAGAAGCAATTGTACTTCGCCTTGGCAAGCTTAACAGAACTCTTGATTCAGGAATACATGTTAAGATTCCGTTAATTGAAGAAAAATTTATCGTACCTGTAAAAATAGTCCAAGAAATTAAATTTGGATTTCTAATGTCTCCAAACGATTTTAGAGAAAATGATAATTCAGGCGATGAGAGCATGATTATCACTGGAGATTTAAATATCATAAATATTGAATGGTTAGTGCAATACAAAATAAGAGATCCTTACTCATTTAAATTTAAAGTAGAAGATCCTGAGACAACAATCAAGGATATTGCAAAGTCATCAATGAATAGATTAATTGGGGACAATACTATTTTTGAAATAATCAATGACAACAGAGTGGGAGTTACAGAAGGTGTAAAATCTTCTATGAACGAAATAATAGATAATTATAATTTAGGAATTGATGTAGTGCAAGTACAAATTAGAAATGCCCTGCCGCCAAAAGGAAAAGTTTACGAAGCTTTTGAAGATGTAAACATTGCCATTCAAGACAAAAATAAATACATAAACGAGGGGAAAAAAGAATTTAATCAAATAGTTCCCAAAATCAAAGGTGAAGCATTAAAGGTTATTGAAGAAGCCAAAGGATACAAAGAAAGCAGAATAAACAATGCATTAGCAGACACAGAAATTTTTAATGCCATACTAGACGCTTACTTAAAAAATCCAGATATTACAAAAGAAAGGCTTTACAATGAAACTATGAAGGAAATACTTGAAAACAAAGATAATATTGAATTAATTGACAAAAACTTAAAAAATTTTCTACCATTTAAAGAGGTAAAATAA
- the hflC gene encoding protease modulator HflC, which yields MKFIINLLLSTVKITIFAIIVCLTILSIFQPIYILKENEISITTRLGKIQRTESLAGLKYKIPLIENVQIFPKIILRWDGEPQRIPTGGEEKQLIWIDTTARWKIADINKFYTTIKTMNRAYVRIDAAIEPAVRGVIAKYPLLEIIRSSNDPIQRLSNGVLTPQETKINGIYKITKGRKIIEKEIINIANNNTKDIGIEIVDVLIRKVTYDPSLIESVNNRMISERQQIAEEQRSIGLAEKTEILGSIEKEKLSLLSEAKATAAKIKAEGDREAAKIYSNTYGKNIEFYKFWQALESYKAVLKDKRKIFSTDMDFFKYLHKRN from the coding sequence ATGAAATTTATAATAAATCTTTTATTATCTACTGTTAAAATTACAATCTTTGCAATAATAGTTTGCTTGACTATTTTGTCTATTTTCCAACCAATTTATATTTTGAAAGAAAATGAAATTTCAATAACTACTCGACTTGGAAAAATTCAAAGAACTGAAAGCTTAGCTGGGCTTAAATATAAAATCCCATTAATTGAAAATGTACAAATATTCCCCAAAATCATTCTTAGATGGGATGGAGAACCTCAAAGAATCCCAACAGGAGGAGAGGAAAAGCAATTAATATGGATTGATACAACGGCCAGATGGAAAATTGCAGACATAAATAAATTTTATACAACAATAAAAACAATGAATAGAGCTTACGTTAGAATTGATGCAGCAATTGAACCCGCTGTTAGAGGAGTTATTGCAAAATATCCTTTACTTGAAATTATAAGAAGCTCAAACGATCCAATCCAACGTTTGTCTAATGGAGTACTTACTCCACAAGAAACAAAAATTAATGGGATTTACAAAATAACAAAAGGACGAAAGATAATCGAAAAAGAAATAATTAATATAGCAAACAACAATACCAAAGATATTGGGATTGAAATTGTAGACGTACTAATAAGAAAAGTTACTTATGATCCAAGCCTTATTGAATCCGTAAACAACAGAATGATTTCAGAAAGACAACAAATAGCAGAAGAACAAAGAAGCATAGGATTAGCTGAAAAAACAGAAATTCTTGGAAGCATAGAAAAAGAAAAGCTAAGCCTATTAAGTGAGGCAAAAGCCACTGCTGCAAAAATAAAAGCTGAAGGAGACCGGGAAGCCGCAAAAATTTATTCAAATACATATGGTAAAAATATTGAATTTTACAAATTTTGGCAGGCATTAGAAAGCTATAAAGCAGTATTAAAAGATAAAAGAAAAATTTTCTCAACAGATATGGATTTCTTTAAATATCTTCACAAAAGAAATTGA